Within Candidatus Cloacimonadota bacterium, the genomic segment GCCACAGGAAGAAGATAACGCCGCAAACCGCGAAAGCTTTCATCAATCCCGCGCTCCAGGCTTTTTGCCGTTTTTCGTCCACACTGAGAATGGTGTCCACGCCCAAAGCCGCCAAAACAACCGCGTTTAGCTGTACCATAATCAAAATCATGGAAGGCACACGGAATTTGTTGAAATAGGGCAGATATTTCATGAAAAGGTTTGAAAGATGGGGAGTTGCGCTGCCGAAGGACATGATGAGAAAAATCAGGGAAGTGATGCCCAGAAAGATGGAAAAGCGGCGGTGTTTTTTGCCAATCATGGCGATAATGCCGAAAGCTAACACAATGAGTCCGAAATAGTTATAGACCTGTGTGAAGGGCATGTAACCCCAATAGTTGGGGCTGATGCCGCCATAAAAATCAGGTATGAAAAAAGTGATGATTTCCTTGGGATGGAAGCTCCAACCCTGGGCATAGCTGGTTTCCAATCCGCCCGGACCGCCGCGCATGGTGTGGTGACTGTATTCCATGGTGCTGAGGTAGGGGTTCATCACCGCCAAAGCAGTCAAACCAAAAGCCAAAACGGTCAGCAAAGTGAATATCCAAAAGCGTTTATGATCTTTTTTCTTGAAGTTTTCCACGAGCTGCCAAACCCAATACATACCCATGAAAAGATAGAGGTAATAGCTGACCTGGGGGTGGTTTTCACGCAATTGCATGATGAGGGTGGTTGCCAAAAAACCCAAACCCAGAATATCCGGTTTTTCCCGCAGGCGCAAATATGCCCAAATCACCCAAGGTAAATACATAATGGCGCGGAACTTGGTGTTATGTCCGATTTCCACCAAACCCAGCCAATGGCAGGAAAACATGAATGCCACGGCGCCAAAGAAGCTGGTCCAGACGTCCATTTTGAGGAATCTGAGCAGTAAAAACACCCCCAAAGTGCCGATGAAAAGCAGGAAGATACGCCAGTTGATGAGTTTGTCCGTCAAGCGCGATAGGTTTTCCAAAAAAGGCCAGCGGTTCGGGAAGGAAATCATGTAGGAAGGCATTCCGCTGAACATACTTTGGGTCCATAAAGCCTTGTCGGAGTGCGCCTTATTATAATTTATAATCTCATTCGCGGCGCCCTGCCACTGCGAAATATCCGAGGCGGGGGGCGTATAGCCTTGGAAAGCCACTGGAAAATAGAGCAGGCTCACCAAAACCAATAAAAAACCCATCAAAACCCAGGGCAGCCAAGGGTTTTGACCAAGGTTTTCCAACCAGTTTGGCTGATGTGCCATCGTGGGGGCAGATTTTGGGGCTTTGGAGCGAGGTCCCCTGCTGGTTTTAACAGCCTGGCGGCTTTTATCCTTAATTTTGGGGTTGACATTTTTCTTGGACATTTTATCCTCAATTCAAAAGATTTATATAAGCATCAGAATTGCGCCGCGTTTATCGGTCAAGCACAAAATGAAATCGCCGACGCTAAAAAGAGGAGTATAACAATGGTTTTTGAATTTCGTAAAAGGATATATGGCTATGAGTGTGACGTGTATGGCCACCTGAATAATGCCATCTATTTGCAGCTTTTGGAAGCGGCGCGCTCCGAGGCCATGATTGAGATGGATATGTCTATATCACGCATGCGGGAACTGGGTTTACAGATATTCATCCGCAGTTTTACCCTGGATTATTTGAAGGCGGTGGCACATGAAGACCTCATCACCATCAAAAGCTGGTTCGACCAGATTAACCGCGTGAAAGGAAACTGGACCCAGCAGATTTATAACGAGCAGGGGGAACTCTGTTTTGAAGCCAGGATGGTTGGTGTTTTTGCCTGTGAAGGGCGCGCCAAACGCTTGCCTCAGGATGTTTTCGAACATTTTGGGAAATATCTTGAAAAGGTCTGAGCATTGTTCATTTAATTTTTAGCTAAACCCCAACTCTTTGTCTGGCTTATGTTTATCCTTTGAAACATAAGGAAGACATAAGGCGGCAAGCAAGAGCCATCAGCTAAAATGCTGTGAAATCATCAAATAAGAGAGCGGGAAAAACGAGAATAATCGGCTCTGAAAGCTGGACAATCAGCCAGTCCCACCTATTTACGCGGATGGATGGCAAATCTGAACTGGAATGAAAATTGCGTATTTGGCAATCGACACACTACGTGCGTGAGGAAAACATGAAGAAATATTTGATTGCCGCCCTAATCGTTTTTTGCGCGGCGTTATCGGCTTGGGGCGACACATTGCCAAGCTGTTATTATACTTACGACCAAATTTCACAAATGCTGTTGGATTATGAAAACCAGCACCCGGATATTGCAAAACGCGTCCAGATTGGAGTTACCCAGCAAGACCAAATGCCCATCTATGCCATGCGTATTTCAGACAACGTGACCCAGGATGAGGAAGAACCCGCCCTGCTTTTTGTGGGGCAGGTGCACGCGGAAGAGGTTTTGGGAGTGCAGATAACCATGGACAACATAGAGAAAATCCTGACCAACAGGAACCAGATTCCCTACATGCAGTGGATCAACTTTTTGGATATGTGGTTTGTGCCCACCTTGAATCCTGAAGGACACAACGTGGTGACCGCCGGTTTGGATCTTTCATACCGTAAAAACAAGCGGGACAACAATAACAATGGCATTTTTGACTATAGTCCCCTGGTTGGCTACGACATCGACGGCGTGGATATAAACAGAAATTTTGATTTTAACTGGGTGCATGGAGACACTCTGATGCAGCCAGGCGGGCTGGAGGTTTGGGATTATTACCGCGGCCCGGCGCCGATGAGCGAAAGCGAAGTTCAAGCCATTAAAAACCTCGCCGATCGTTATAAATTTATCTATTCCATCTGCTGGCATTCCTCACGCACCGGCAATTTTAGCGAAAAATGCTATTATTCATTCAATTGGAAAGAAATCCGTCCCTCTCCCGACATGGCTTTCTTTGCCTCGGTCTGCTCATCTGTGGCGGCAAAAATTTCAAACGAAGCGGGAACCGGAACCTATGAATCCCTGCCAAACCTCAGCCGCAAGGGCGCTTTTCACGATTGGATGTATAAGCAATATGGAACCCTGCAGATTTTGATTGAATGTGGAACCAGCAATCTTCAGCCGCCTGAGCCTCTGATGCTGGACACTGTGGCTCGCTGTCGCAACGCGGTTTATTGGTTTTTGAACCGCGCTTTGCCATATTCCTCGGATGTGAGTTCATCCTCCATGCTAACCGGAAATATCCGCGACGCAATCACAAACGAGGCTTTGGAAGCCGAAATAATCGTGGAGGCGCATCACGCGCCGTGGTTCGTGCCCCGCACCTCAAACCCTGATACAGGAAGGTTTTACAAAGCTTTGCCCAGCGGAAGCTATGATCTCACTTTTCGTAAAAAGGGCTATTGGGACAAGCGCATTAATGGCCAGGTGATAAATAACGGCGCCATGACCCAGATTCAGGTGCGGATGGAACCCCGCGCAAGTGCCACCCTGAGCGGAAGAGTGCATAGCGGCGGTGCTGATATTCCTGCCCAGATTATAATCGGGGACATTTATAAAGACACGCTTTCGACAAACGGAGTCTTTGTGTATGAAGGTTTTGAAGGTGAATATCCCGTCACGGTTCTGGCCGATGGATATTACCCCTGGCAGGGCACTTTGGAGCTGAATCCCGGACAAAATTGGCTCGTTTTGGATTTGAGCCCAGCCACCCAGATTTTTACGGAAGATTGGGATTCCGGCCTACATGACTGGGAAATCAACGGTCCCTGGGTTTTGCAGGACGAGCTTTCTGTTTCCGGTTCTGCCATCACCGACAGTTGGGGCGGAAAAGGCCTCTACGCGATGAATTGCGATGTGTGGATCTCGCCATCCAACCCGTTGCAAATCCCGGCTCAGGGTTCCTGCGTTCTGATGTTCGATTCACACTTGCACACGGAGTGGGATCACGATTGGGCTCGCGTGGAAACTTCTTTGGATGGGCAAAACTGGACTTCTCGTTGGAGTCGCAGCGGGAAGCATGATGAATTCCGCCGCGAGATTGCGCCCATGGACGATCTGGCTGGTGAGAGCGTCTTTCTGAGATTCCGCCTTACCGACCAAAGCAGCGATGTTGAGCTGACCGACCCAGGCTGGACCATCGACAATATTGCCCTCATCACAGGCATGTCCACAGCCACGCAGGACGAATATCTGCCCGGTCACCCCAAAGCGGCGCTCCACCAAAATTACCCCAATCCCTTCAACCCTCAAACCACTATCCAATATACAATTACCGAGCCGGCGGATATCAGGTTAACGGTATATAATCTCAAGGGACAGTTGGTTCAGGAATTGGTGAGAGGAACTATGCCCACAGGGAAACACAGCGTTGTTTGGAACGGTCTTGACCAGGGTGGAAAACCCGTGGGAAGCGGAATTTACCTATATCGACTGCAAAGTGGAGACTATTGCAAAACCCTGAAAATGATTTTGGCCAAATGAGCCTTTAGTGGCTCCTCACAACCCTGAAGCCCACAAATTGATAGCCTCTGCCGGGATTTCCGGGCATGCGATAGAGGATTTTCAGGTTTGTGCCGATTCCGTTGTCCACGCTGCCGCCGCGGATAACTTTGTTGCCTCCGCTGGAAGGTCCCCTGGGATTTGTGAATTCCGAAAGCTGGGCGGGATATTTGGCATCATACCAATCCCAAACCCATTCGGCAACGTTTCCGCTCATGTCATAAATGCCGTAGGCGTTGGGTTTTTTCTCGCCTCCCCGGCGATAGCGGCGTCCGCTGTTGTCCCTGTGCCAAACATATTCATCGGGGTCATCTGATCCGCTGTAATCAAATAGTGTTCCAGCTTTTGCCGCCATTTCCCATTCCGCTTCAGTGGGCAATCTGTAGCCATTTTTCGAAAAATCACAGGTGACGGAAGCGGCAATTTTATAAACCGGATCCAGCCCTTCAGCTTCGCTGCGAGCGTTGCAATAGCGGATAATATCCATCCAACTGACGTTTTCCACGGGCAGATTTTTGGAAACGTAAAACAAACTGGCGGGCATCATATATTTTTCCCATTCGGCTTGGGTGACCTCATATTTGCTTATCCAAAAACCACTTACAAATACGTTGTGGTTTGGATTGTCTTTTAGACGACCAAAACCAAAGGTGCCGTCCGGGACGCGGACAAATTTGCTCCTATCAGGTGATGGGCTGGTTTTTACGGTGCTGCTTTGCTGGCTGCGCTTTCTGGGTTGGACGGTTTGAGGATCTCTTTTACGAGGATCGTCCCGGAGTGTGGATTGGCCAAATTCATTGGCGCGAGTGGGTTTCTCCGAGCGTCCTGGCAGATCTTCATCCAAGGGAACAGAATTCAGGCTATCCGGTTGTCCACTAAATAATGAGGCGATATTTTCTGCCAAGCCACCAGGTTTGAGGATGGCGGGCATGCCCCAGATGAAGAAGGCTGCGATGCCAGCCACAATCAGCCCAATGGCCAGCCAAAACGTCCACTCCATGTGTTTTTTGGGTGGGGGAAGAGGACTGTCCTGAAGGTCCTGCAGAGTTTGTGAGCTGACATGAGGGGCAAAAACCTCACATTTATCCGTGGACGGCAGGCTTTTCAATCCCTTCAACAAAAGTTCCAGGGAGGTATGTCTTTGCAGGATGTTGCGGTGCAGGCAATCCGCCAGAATCTTATTGAGCGCGACCGTCACTCCGGGAATATGAACAAATTTATGAACACGAAGGTTGTCCGCGCTGTAAAGCGATTTATACAGAACGTTTCCGGAGAGGAGCTGAGCCAGAATGACGCCGATATTGAAGACTTCCTCACGCTCATCCACTTCTTCATATTTGATTCCGGATGTGAGAATGGTGATGTTTTTTTCGTCTTCTGAAAGCATGATCCCGCTGGGGGTAAGTTCGTGCATAGTGAGGCCCTGCTTCCTGACCGCAATGGCTGTTTCGGTCAGTTGGATGGCCACTTTGCGCACAAATTCCTCGTTCAGGCGCTCCGGTTCGTTTTCCTTAATCCGGGACAGGGAATCGCCGTCCACAAATTCCGCCGCCATAAAAACGGGGTCATGAGTTTCGTTCACTTCCGCCACTTTGGCGGTGTGAGCGGATTCCAGCGTGCCCAAGCGTTTCAGCCTATTTTGCAGGGTGATGATGGATTCCAGATCGGAATATTTATATTTGAAAAAGAGCTTCAGAATATACTGTTTTCCGTCTTTTTCGACAATATACTTGATGCCTTCAGGATCTTTGTTTAAAAGGCGGACGACACGGTAGCCGCAGCAATCTTCCCCCGGGCTCATCAGCTTGAAAGCTGTGTCCGTGATTTGGTCTCCCGCATATTTTGGGGATGGCCGCGGTTTTTTGACCGGTTCTTCCGGGGTCTCGGCTTTTTCCACGTCATTCCAGCGGGTCCCGCAATGAACGCAAAATTTTGCGTTTTCGGGAATCTTTTTGCCGCAACTGCCGCAAAATCTCATTAAGCAAGCCTCTCTATTTTGAGGAAAACCTCTTTTCCGTTGATATCGACGGGCTGAACGCCTTGAATGTCAGGGTTTTCAAGCAATTCGTCGCAGAGAGTTTCGGATTTTATAAAATCTCCGTGTTCAGCCAAAGCGGCGGCGATATCGGCATCGCCTTTCCAACTCACGCGGATGCGGTCCATAATTTCAAAGCCCTGTTCCTTGCGGCTGAACTGGATTTTGTTCACCAGTTCGCGAGCCAGACCTTCGCGAAGCAGTTCCGGGCTGAGGGTGGTGTCCAGTGCCACAAACGTATCTTTAAGGCTTTCAAACACAAAGCCTTCACGAGGCTGGATGTGGACTGCCACGTCTTCCGGAACCAGATCCAAACCCAGAGGCTCGAGCCTGTAGCTGCCTGTGGCATTGAAAGCTGACAGCACTTCCTGTCCTTTCAATTTTGCCAGTTCGGCGGCGATTGCCTTCATCTGGCTGCCATATTTTGGCCCCATCACCTTGAATTGCGGCTTCAATTCATAATGAACAAAGTCATCATCCTCAGCCACATACACAATCTCATGGATGTTCACTTCCTCCTGCAACAGCCCCGCCATCCTCTGTACAGTGGCTTTGTGTTTGGCGGGCACATACATCTTTTGAAGCGGCTGGCGAACCTTGATCTGGCAAGCGTTTCGTGCCGCGCGTCCCAGATAGACGAGATCGATGATCACGCGCATTTCCTCTTCCAATTTTTGGTCGATGAAAGCGGGGTCGGCTTCGGGATAATCCGCCAAATGCACACTTTCGCCAGCGCCCAGGCTCAGGAAAAGTTCTTCAGCCAGATGTGGCACGAAGGGCGCAATCAACTTGGCAACAGTTTCAAGCACTTGATAAAGAGTGCGATAGGCATCAATTTTGTCTTCGGTGAGTTCCATCGCCCAAAAACGTCTGCGGCTGCGGCGCACATACCAGTTTGAAAGTTCGTCTATCACAAAATCCTGGATGGCACGCACAACTCGGGTCAACTCATATTCCTCCATCCAAGCCCGAACCTGCGCGGTCAGGCTTTGCAGGCGGCTCACAATCCAACGATCGATTTCGGCGCTGCGCGTCCAATCACGGGGATATTTTGAAATATCGAAACCATCGATATTTGCGTAGATTGCGAAGAAGGAATAGGTGTTTTTCAGGGTGCCGATGAATTTTCCAATCACCTCACGCACGCCATCGACATCAAAACGGGTCGGAACCCAGGGTGGGCTTACTTCCACCATATACCATCTGATGGCGTCGGCGCCAAAATCATGCATCAATTCGATGGGATCAACCGTGTTACCCTTGGATTTGCTCATTTTTTGCCCGGTTTTATCCAGGATTAAATCGTTCACCAGACAGCTTTTATAGCTGGAAACGCCCTTGTAGAGCGTGGAGATGGTCAGCATGGAATAGAACCAGCCGCGGGTTTGGTCGATGGCTTCGCAGATGAAATCCGCGGGGAAAAGTTCGGATTCGAAACACTCTTTGTTTTCAAAAGGATAGTGCCACTGCGCGAAGGGCATGGCGCCACTGTCGAACCAACAGTCAATCACCTCCGGGGTGCGGTTCATGCTGCCGCCACATTTTGCGCAGGGCAAACTCACATCATCTATATAAGGTCTATGTAATTCAATATCTTCAGGAACCGTTGAGCCATCCGCCAGGCGCCCTTTTTCACGCAATTCGGAAATCGAGCCCACGGAGGTTTTATCGCCGCAATCCCCACAAACCCATATATTTAGAGGTGTGCCCCAGAAACGATCGCGGGAAAGAGCCCAGTCCACGTTGTTTTCCAGCCATTCGCCAAAGCGCTTTTCACCCACAAAAGGCGGATACCAATTGATTTGGCGGTTGTTTTCAAGGAGCTTTTCCTTGAACTTTGTGGTGCGAATATACCAGCTTTCGCGGGCATAATAGATGAGAGGATTTTCGCAGCGCCAGCAATGGGGATAGCTGTGTTTCATCTGTTCGCGGCGGTAGAGCTTGCCCTCATCACGCAGGCTGCGGATGATGTCTTTATCCGCGTGTTTCACAAAAACCCCCGCCCAGGGCGTCACTTCGGGGAGAAATTTTCCTTCGGCATCCACAGGCTGGATGAAAGGCAGATCATATTTCATGCCCAGGCTATAGTCGTCCTGGCCAAATGCCGGCGCGGTGTGAACAATACCGGTGCCGTCGTCCATGCTTACGTAATCCGCCAAACCGATAATCCAAGCGGGTTTATCCACTTTTATAAAATTGAAAAGAGGTTCATAGCGACGTTTTTCCAAATCGCGTCCGGTAAATTCTGCCAAAATCTCTGCTTCACCATCCAAAACCTCAAGCCGCGCTTTGGCGAGTATTAAATTCTCATCCTGATGCCGCACTTTCACGTAAGTTTCGTCCGGATGAACCGCCAGCGCAACGTTCGAAATCAGGGTCCAGGGTGTGGTGGTCCAAGCCAGATACCAGGTATCTTCTTCGTCCAGAGCTTTGAATTTTACGAATACGGAGGGGTCTTCCACATCGCGGTAGCCCTGAGCCACTTCGTGCGATGAAAGCGGCGTGCCGCAACTGGGGCAATAGGGCACAATTTTGTGGGCTTTATAAATCAGATCGCGGCGGAAAAAATCGTTCAAAATATGCCACACGGATTCGATGTAATCGTTTGTGAGGGTTACGTATGGATCGTCCAAATCAATCCAGTAGCCCATCAATTCGGTCATTTCGCGCCATTGATCCAAATAGCTCCAAACCGATTCCTTGCAGGCCAAACAAAACTTTTCTATACCATACTCTTCGATGGCTTTTTTGTCTTCCAGCCCAAGCTGTTTTTCCACCTCAATCTCGACCGGCAAGCCGTGGGTGTCCCATCCCGCCTTGCGTTTAACCTGGTGTCCTGTCATGGTTTTATAGCGGCAAACCAAATCCTTCAAGGTGCGGGAAATAACGTGGTGGATGCCCGGTCTGCCGTTCGCGGTGGGCGGGCCTTCATAAAAAATAAAACGCGGAGCGCCCTCACGAAAATCGATGCTTTTTTGGGCCAATTCCCGCTCTTTCCAATAGGCGCGAATGCGCTCTTCCAGATGCCTGGGGCTCTCTTTAAGATCAATATTTTTAAACATTTATACTATTTTCTGCCTGTCTTGTTTTCGCGCTCCTGTGGCGCGGTTTATATTTTTTAAAGAACTTTAATTTACGCTTGGATTTGCTTAACCAATCTTTTTTGTGTGACTCGAGCGTCGCTGTCCAGGTATAAACTTCTGCTGCGCTTGCGGTTGCTCTTTCACGTGTTCGTAGGCCTTGGGCATCACGGAGCCTTCTTCTTCATCCAACTCCTGTTTTTCCTCGAATAGGTCGCTGAAATGTTCTTTCAGGTCTTCGTGTTCGGAAACGTATTGTTTCCAATCTTCCATGGCGGCATCCATGTCCACACAGCGGGTGCAAAGTACCAGCAGATTTTGGTCTGTGGTGCCAATCCAGCCGCGGTCATAACAGGTGTCGCAGCTTTTTTTCTGGCGATGCTTGCGGGCGATTTCCTGGGCCGCTTCCAGATGCTTTTCCTCAAGCTTGAACATGATTTCTCCTTTCCCCGGCAACGGGTTTTTCAAGGTAAAAACCTATTTTCGGGGCATTTTTTCACCGTTTAAACCATCTTTTTCACCGGCGCGTTTCTGAAAAGGATTATTTTCGCATTGTCAGTTCGGATTATTTTTTGCGACGGGGTTTGGTTTCGGTGGATGTTGATTTAGCCTTGCTTTTGGGCTCTTCTTCCACGGGTTTTTCGGCTTCGTCGTTGCCAAATTGCATGGGTTCTGTCACCATGGATCTTTTCATGGTGACTCTCACTATCGGCTCCAGCCGGTGACTCACGATAAAAAGGTTCTTGTTTCGCGCGAGTGCCAGCTTTTCTTCGGGCGTCATCGCCTCGATTTCCTTGAGGTTCACAATCTTATCGATTATGCCGGTTTCCATGTCCACAATCTGGACAAAGGTTTGCTTTTCAGCCATGAAGCTTACCTCCATTATGTATTTTTTGGGAAATTTGTTGCAAATATCGGTGACAAAATCCAAATACACGTCCCTGTTCTGGTGATACCAGATGCGGAAGGAACGGCACTTCGCCACACGGTGGCAAACCGCGCACAATGGCGGTGCCACTTGGCGGTGACGCTTTATTTCACAGGCGTATAGTCTGGATTTTTTCATAGCTATCCTTTTCTTTGGAAAGCGGTTGTCTGTCAAGAACAATCAGCCGTGGCCCCTGCGTTTCTCAGGATTATCTCATTATGTTCGCTTGCCACTTTGAGGATGATCTTCCGTTGATATTTGAATGATATTGAGCCAGAGGCAAGTGTGGAGCTTTTCGGAAATTTGAGGTTGACAAAATCCACAATGACTATTTCCTGTAAAAAAGCCACATTTGGCTGTGAGGCATCAATGAAACAGACGATTGAAGACATTCGCGGTTTGCTGAAAAGCGGCGCGTTCACAGACGAACAACACGTCCGATTTTCCCTGGTGGGCAGGCTTTGTCAAGCTTTGGGTTGGAACATCTGGAATCCCGCCGAATTTTACACAGAGTTCCAGGTGAAAAAACTCCCACTGAAAGACCTCAGCAAAGACGTCAGAGGCTGGGTGGATGTGGCATTGTTCATTCCGCAAGCCACACCGGAAGGCGCGGAGGTGTTCATCGAAGTGAAAACCCCCGGCAAGCTGGATTCAGACCTTGCCGCGGGCGAAATGCAACTGCATCTTTACAACGCCTACCACAAATCCGCCATCAGTGTTCTCACCGATGGCATTCAGTGGCGTTTTTATCTGCCTTCCGCAGGCGGGGAATTTGAAGACAAGCTCTTCAACCACATCGATATTTTGAAAGACGACCCCGACGATATTGCTCAAACATTTCTGGCCATCCTGCATCGTGACAATTTTCGCCCCAAAGCGCTGCAAACAGCAGAGGAAATGCGCCGGGAACTGGCAAAAATAAAGCTGATTAACTGCGTGAAGGAAGAAGCTCTCGCGATGCACGAAAAAACCGATATTCCCCTGTTTTTAATCGCCAAACAGCTTCTTCAGAAGAACCACAAAACGAAGCTGGAACAGGATGAAATCGAAAGACTTTGGAACAAAAAACATTCCGGGATCAGGCCAAAGAAAAAGGGAGACACACCGGAATCCATCCCAATCCAAACGCTGGATGAATCAAGCGTTTATACGGAAGTGTTAAAAGATTACAGATTTTTAAAGCCCCGTTTCATCATTCTGCCTCAACTGGGAAAAATTGAGATTTCAAATTGGAGAGATTTGAAACGTGAGGTTTATAACTGGTTGCTGAAAATAAAACCTGATCTTGTTTTAACAGGAATAAGAAAGTTTTCGAAAGATAAAGGTGATTTTGTGAATCCTATCTCCTTGATTGATGGCTATTTTGGCGAGGGGAATCTTAACGCAACAAATATTGTCAAACACAGCCGCAAAGCCATGGCCGCCGCAGGTTTTGACCCCCTCAAAGATTTGATTATTGGCTATTCCTACACCTCAAAAAGAAGGAAACAGTAATCCATCCGGCTGTGAGAGATATTCGCGTAGCGGTGCTTGTCGAACTGTCAACTTTCGCGGATGCTGTTTTTTTCTTGACAGAAAATGCCCCATGCGCATCTTATTTTAAAAATGATTTTTCATTGATCCGAGGAGCTTAAAATGAAAAAACTTGCCCTGTTTTTTGCCCTGTTTCTGCTGGTGACACTGTTGCCCGCGCGGAATTTGGTTTTGGTGAATTACATCCACAGCGAGTTGGGCGGAAGAGTGATGGAAAAGCTGTTGGAATATGGAGAAAACAACCGCTGGTATCCTCTGGCGGATGCGGAAAAACCTGGCGATATCTGTCTGTTTGTGAAGGAATTTGATCCGCCCCGTGATTTCGATCATAAACTCAGCTTCGTTTCCATCACCTTCACGGTGGTGAAAGAAGCTTTTGGCGACTACACGGAATTCATCCCGCTGGACAGCAGTTCTAGCCGCACCTGGTATGTGGGCACGGAGCTTGTTGTTTTGGACCCCAAAAAAATGGAGCGCACGCTGGATACAATGATTGAACAGGTTGACATGCGGATTGCTCTTTTTTTGTCCATCTACGAAAATTTTGCCTTTGAGGAATATGCCGAAAGCCCCCAGGGAATGCTGGAGGACGCTTTAAAAAACTATTGCCAAAATGTTTTGGACCTTTGGAAAACACCCGCGCGCCAGGGCGGATTGGGGCAAAAAATCACCTCCAAAAGCAAAAAAGACCTGGCTCGTGGCTTGGGATTTGACCCCAATACTGGCAGCACCTTTATCCCTTTTTTGGAATATTACTACAGCATCCGGGAGCTGGGTAGAAACCGTATTGTGATTGAGGCTGACCTCGCTGGGCCTTTTGAGATGGAATCCACTCCGCTTTTGGGCATCATCGATCTGGAAAACGACAGCTTCTTGATTGTGCCAGAAGACTGGGACTATTGATTCCTACAGATTTTGCTTGACCGTGGAGTTGTTCCCAAATTTTAGAACGATAATGATAAATAGGTATCCGGGGAGGATATTATGACCCTTAAAAAATTGGCAATTATAGCGATGGTTGCCTTGTTTGCCCTGCAGGCCTGGGCGCTGAGCTTGGATGATTTTCGTGATATTTACTTTGAAACTGAGGAAGTGGCGGATTTTATCCCCTTCGCCAAAGCCTTCATCGATGAAACCGAGACCTTGGACGACATCGATTATGCCATGTATTATTGGAGGGATTGGGATTCCGATTCCTTTGGTGAATATCTGGATTCCAAACTGGAATCAAGGAACCCAAAATATCGCTATTTGCATGCGATGCAAGATGAAAGCTCATACGTTAACCTGGAGCGGGCGCGCGCTTTGATTGAAAGCCAGCGTGGTT encodes:
- a CDS encoding T9SS type A sorting domain-containing protein: MKKYLIAALIVFCAALSAWGDTLPSCYYTYDQISQMLLDYENQHPDIAKRVQIGVTQQDQMPIYAMRISDNVTQDEEEPALLFVGQVHAEEVLGVQITMDNIEKILTNRNQIPYMQWINFLDMWFVPTLNPEGHNVVTAGLDLSYRKNKRDNNNNGIFDYSPLVGYDIDGVDINRNFDFNWVHGDTLMQPGGLEVWDYYRGPAPMSESEVQAIKNLADRYKFIYSICWHSSRTGNFSEKCYYSFNWKEIRPSPDMAFFASVCSSVAAKISNEAGTGTYESLPNLSRKGAFHDWMYKQYGTLQILIECGTSNLQPPEPLMLDTVARCRNAVYWFLNRALPYSSDVSSSSMLTGNIRDAITNEALEAEIIVEAHHAPWFVPRTSNPDTGRFYKALPSGSYDLTFRKKGYWDKRINGQVINNGAMTQIQVRMEPRASATLSGRVHSGGADIPAQIIIGDIYKDTLSTNGVFVYEGFEGEYPVTVLADGYYPWQGTLELNPGQNWLVLDLSPATQIFTEDWDSGLHDWEINGPWVLQDELSVSGSAITDSWGGKGLYAMNCDVWISPSNPLQIPAQGSCVLMFDSHLHTEWDHDWARVETSLDGQNWTSRWSRSGKHDEFRREIAPMDDLAGESVFLRFRLTDQSSDVELTDPGWTIDNIALITGMSTATQDEYLPGHPKAALHQNYPNPFNPQTTIQYTITEPADIRLTVYNLKGQLVQELVRGTMPTGKHSVVWNGLDQGGKPVGSGIYLYRLQSGDYCKTLKMILAK
- a CDS encoding SUMF1/EgtB/PvdO family nonheme iron enzyme, whose protein sequence is MRFCGSCGKKIPENAKFCVHCGTRWNDVEKAETPEEPVKKPRPSPKYAGDQITDTAFKLMSPGEDCCGYRVVRLLNKDPEGIKYIVEKDGKQYILKLFFKYKYSDLESIITLQNRLKRLGTLESAHTAKVAEVNETHDPVFMAAEFVDGDSLSRIKENEPERLNEEFVRKVAIQLTETAIAVRKQGLTMHELTPSGIMLSEDEKNITILTSGIKYEEVDEREEVFNIGVILAQLLSGNVLYKSLYSADNLRVHKFVHIPGVTVALNKILADCLHRNILQRHTSLELLLKGLKSLPSTDKCEVFAPHVSSQTLQDLQDSPLPPPKKHMEWTFWLAIGLIVAGIAAFFIWGMPAILKPGGLAENIASLFSGQPDSLNSVPLDEDLPGRSEKPTRANEFGQSTLRDDPRKRDPQTVQPRKRSQQSSTVKTSPSPDRSKFVRVPDGTFGFGRLKDNPNHNVFVSGFWISKYEVTQAEWEKYMMPASLFYVSKNLPVENVSWMDIIRYCNARSEAEGLDPVYKIAASVTCDFSKNGYRLPTEAEWEMAAKAGTLFDYSGSDDPDEYVWHRDNSGRRYRRGGEKKPNAYGIYDMSGNVAEWVWDWYDAKYPAQLSEFTNPRGPSSGGNKVIRGGSVDNGIGTNLKILYRMPGNPGRGYQFVGFRVVRSH
- a CDS encoding acyl-CoA thioesterase, with product MVFEFRKRIYGYECDVYGHLNNAIYLQLLEAARSEAMIEMDMSISRMRELGLQIFIRSFTLDYLKAVAHEDLITIKSWFDQINRVKGNWTQQIYNEQGELCFEARMVGVFACEGRAKRLPQDVFEHFGKYLEKV